A portion of the Simkania negevensis Z genome contains these proteins:
- a CDS encoding transglutaminase family protein — MNWMKSLTLFLLFLPSLLLGQPSDLHLNTLYHSLDRYSIAELFAFYHLYPETPQGKNALSDAWKLMNLHRPKESQLDENLALPDMDLQAIISFVNKQAFEPSVVLSDDQLRTIENVSNHLSNRKLKGFSVWSKEEVMALSVEDIDLARSILIYQFENAEDPKLQIRQYEASLDLMALQIMARLPPHASDEDKIHTINDFIFHEKRFRFPPHSIWAKDVDVYTFLPSVLDSRLGVCLGVSILYLSIAQRMDLPLEIITPPGHIYVRYQTLEKTINIETTARGISLPSKVYLGINTRTLQQRNIKEVIGLAFINQAAVAWQNEDHKTTVELYEKALPYLPNDPLLKMFLGYNYLFVGKTNEGKTLLEEIRHLTFDHAVSRETTPEDFLEGRTNAEGIQTIFLHVDETRTSILEKQEKLKKILKKYPHFRDGVLHLAITQLQLAQAGDALQTLYQYHELDPSNPTVEYYLSIVLLERLKCQKAWEHLKIAERLTSQRDHDPEALKGLRHHLRKLYPDPKDQVLKSSL; from the coding sequence ATGAATTGGATGAAATCACTGACGCTTTTTTTACTCTTTCTCCCTTCTCTTTTGCTGGGGCAACCTTCTGATTTGCACTTGAATACTCTTTATCATAGTTTGGACCGGTACTCGATTGCAGAACTCTTTGCTTTCTATCACCTCTATCCCGAAACACCGCAAGGGAAAAACGCCCTATCTGATGCGTGGAAACTCATGAACCTCCACCGCCCTAAAGAAAGCCAGCTCGATGAAAATCTGGCTCTTCCCGATATGGATTTGCAAGCGATCATCTCCTTTGTCAACAAGCAAGCGTTTGAACCCTCGGTGGTTCTTTCAGACGATCAGCTTAGAACAATTGAAAATGTCTCCAATCATTTGTCGAACCGGAAGCTGAAAGGTTTTTCTGTCTGGTCCAAAGAAGAAGTGATGGCCCTTTCTGTCGAAGATATTGACCTCGCCCGTTCCATCTTGATTTATCAGTTTGAAAATGCCGAAGATCCAAAACTTCAAATCCGCCAGTATGAAGCGAGTTTAGATCTCATGGCCTTGCAGATTATGGCTCGCCTTCCTCCCCATGCCTCTGACGAAGATAAAATCCACACCATCAATGATTTTATTTTCCACGAAAAACGCTTTCGCTTTCCTCCCCATTCGATTTGGGCAAAAGATGTCGACGTCTACACCTTTCTCCCTTCTGTTCTCGATAGTCGTTTGGGAGTTTGTTTAGGAGTTTCCATTCTTTATCTTTCGATTGCTCAACGTATGGATCTGCCTCTTGAGATCATTACACCACCCGGACACATCTATGTCCGTTATCAAACTTTAGAAAAAACCATCAACATTGAAACGACTGCGCGCGGAATTTCCCTCCCATCAAAGGTTTATCTTGGAATTAACACCCGTACGCTTCAACAGCGGAATATCAAAGAAGTGATTGGGCTTGCTTTCATCAACCAAGCCGCTGTTGCTTGGCAAAATGAAGATCACAAAACCACAGTTGAGCTTTATGAAAAAGCCCTTCCTTACCTTCCAAATGACCCCTTACTCAAGATGTTTTTGGGCTACAACTACCTGTTTGTCGGAAAAACAAACGAGGGAAAGACACTTCTCGAAGAAATCCGTCATTTGACATTTGACCATGCGGTGTCAAGAGAAACCACCCCCGAAGATTTTCTCGAGGGGCGCACGAATGCTGAAGGAATTCAAACTATTTTCCTCCATGTCGATGAAACGCGGACTTCGATTTTAGAAAAGCAAGAAAAGCTCAAAAAAATTCTCAAGAAGTATCCCCATTTCCGCGATGGGGTCTTGCACCTTGCCATCACTCAATTACAATTGGCGCAAGCTGGAGATGCACTCCAAACTCTATATCAGTATCATGAGTTAGACCCCTCGAATCCCACTGTAGAGTACTACCTTTCAATTGTTCTTTTAGAACGGCTCAAATGTCAAAAGGCATGGGAGCATTTGAAAATTGCTGAAAGACTCACGAGTCAAAGAGACCATGATCCGGAAGCCCTAAAAGGGCTTCGCCATCATCTGCGGAAACTTTATCCCGATCCGAAGGACCAAGTCTTAAAGTCGAGTCTTTAG